One window of the Populus trichocarpa isolate Nisqually-1 chromosome 9, P.trichocarpa_v4.1, whole genome shotgun sequence genome contains the following:
- the LOC7491127 gene encoding E3 SUMO-protein ligase SIZ1 isoform X2 — translation MDLVASCKDKLVYFRIKELKDVLTQLGLSKQGKKQDLVDRILAILSDEQVSKIWAKKSAIGKEEAAKLVDDTYRKMQVSGATDLASKGQGVSNCSNSKFSGEMDEPFHSDTKVRCPCGTSLETESMIKCEDFKCHVWQHIGCVIIPEKAMEGTPQFPDVFYCETCRLSRADPFWVTVAQPLYPVKLVATNVPTDGSSPAQGVEKTFHLTRADKDLLAKQEYDIQAWCMLLNDKVPFRMQWPQYADLQVNGIAVRAINRPGSQLLGANGRDDGPIITSCAKDGINKISLTGCDARIFCLGVRIVKRRTVQQIFNLIPKESEGERFEDALARVCRCVGGGTATDDAYSDSDSDLEVVADSFGVNLRCPMSGSRMKIAGRFKSCAHMGCFDLEVFVELNQRSRKWQCPICLKNYSLENIIIDPYFNRITSKMRHCVEDITEIEVKPDGSWRVKTKTESDHRDAGELAQWHNPDSTLCVPYTGELKSKVEMKQIKQEGGSEGNAGASLKLGIRKNRNGFWEVSKPDDMNTSSSGRLQENFELYEQKVIPMSSSATGSGRDGEDPSVNQDTGENFEFTNNGMELDSLSLNVYSTYGFTDQNLSAPVGNAEVIVLSDSDEENDILMSSGSVYKSNQNGGATISVPSPEIADHFLEDPTLGTGGNSCLGLFNADEYGMPLWPLPPGNQAGPGFQLFNSDVSDALVDLPHDPVNCPSSMNGYTLAPETVMRSTCLIPDSSIGRSDTDVNDGLVDNPLAFGREDPSLQIFLPTGPSDASMQSDMRDQADVSNGVRTDDWISLRLGGGGATGNHSEAVPSTNRLNSRQQMPSREDGMDLAGTDSLHLGINDGRSEKASRQRSDSPFSFPRQKRSKTFAGVIR, via the exons ATGGATTTAGTAGCTAGTTGCAAG GACAAATTGGTGTATTTTCGAATAAAAGAGCTGAAGGATGTCCTGACTCAGTTAGGTCTTTCAAAGCAGGGGAAGAAGCAG GACCTTGTTGACCGGATATTAGCTATTCTGTCTGATGAACAAG TTTCCAAGATATGGGCAAAGAAGAGTGCCATTGGAAAGGAAGAGGCGGCAAAACTAGTGGATGACACTTACAG GAAAATGCAAGTGTCCGGGGCCACTGATTTAGCATCAAAGGGACAGGGCGTGTCTAATTGCAGTAATTCCAAATTTAGTGGAGAAATGGATGAACCATTTCACTCTGATACAAAAGTTCGCTGTCCATGTGGAACCTCATTGGAGACAGAGTCGATGATTAAG TGTGAGGATTTTAAATGTCATGTGTGGCAACACATTGGTTGCGTTATAATTCCAGAAAAAGCCATGGAGGGCACTCCACAATTTCCGGATGTGTTCTATTGTGAGACTTGTCGACTAAGCAGGGCTGACCC CTTTTGGGTTACAGTTGCACAACCTCTATATCCTGTGAAGCTGGTTGCTACAAATGTTCCAACTGATGG TTCAAGCCCAGCGCAGGGTGTGGAGAAAACATTTCATCTCACTAGAGCAGACAAGGATCTACTGGCAAAACAAGAATATGATATTCAG GCCTGGTGCATGCTTTTGAATGACAAAGTTCCATTTAGGATGCAATGGCCGCAGTATGCAGATCTCCAGGTTAATG GTATTGCTGTTCGTGCTATTAATAGACCTGGCTCGCAATTGCTAGGCGCTAATGGTCGTGATGATGGTCCAATT aTCACGTCATGTGCAAAAGATGGAATCAATAAGATATCATTAACCGGATGTGATGCTCGAATCTTCTGCTTAGGAGTTAGAATTGTAAAGCGGCGAACAGTTCAGCAG ATATTCAACTTGATTCCCAAGGAGTCTGAAGGTGAGCGTTTTGAAGATGCACTTGCTCGTGTTTGTCGCTGCGTTGGTGGTGGAACTGCAACAGATGATGCCTATAGTGACAGTGACAGTGACCTGGAAGTTGTTGCAGATTCTTTTGGTGTCAATCTTCGTTGTCCT ATGAGCGGTTCAAGAATGAAGATTGCAGGAAGATTCAAATCTTGTGCGCACATGGGCTGTTTTGACCTGGAAGTTTTTGTGGAGCTGAACCAGCGTTCTAGGAAG TGGCAGTGCCCCATCTGTCTCAAGAACTACTCCTTGGAAAATATAATCATTGACCCATATTTCAATCGCATCACATCTAAG ATGAGGCATTGCGTGGAAGATATAACAGAGATTGAGGTGAAGCCTGATGGTTCCTGGCGAGtgaaaacaaaaactgaatcTGACCATAGGGATGCTGGAGAACTTGCTCAATGGCATAATCCTGATAGCACTCTCTGTGTCCCTTACACTGGAGAACTCAAATCAAAAGTGGAAATGAAGCAGATCAAGCAGGAAGGTGGTTCAGAAGGTAATGCTGGTGCTAGTTTGAAACTTGGAATCAGAAAGAATCGTAATGGGTTTTGGGAAGTCAGTAAACCTGACGATATGAACACCTCCTCTTCAGGTAGATTGCAAGAAAACTTTGAACTCTATGAACAGAAAGTTATTCCTATGAGCAGCAGTGCTACTGGTAGTGGTCGTGATGGGGAAGATCCAAGTGTAAATCAAGATACtggtgaaaattttgaattcacAAACAATGGAATGGAGCTTGATTCTTTATCGTTGAATGTATATTCAACGTACGGATTCACTGACCAAAATTTATCTGCACCAGTAGGGAATGCAGAAGTCATTGTTCTTAGTGATTCagatgaagaaaatgatatattaatgtCCTCTGGATCTGTCTACAAGAGCAATCAAAATGGTGGTGCTACTATTTCTGTGCCCTCTCCTGAAATTGCAGATCATTTTCTGGAAGATCCTACACTTGGGACTGGTGGAAATTCTTGCTTGGGTCTTTTCAATGCTGATGAATATGGGATGCCCCTCTGGCCACTACCTCCCGGAAACCAAGCTGGTCCGGGATTCCAATTATTTAATTCAGATGTCTCAGATGCCTTGGTTGATTTACCGCATGATCCTGTTAACTGTCCCTCTTCAATGAATGGCTACACATTAGCTCCAGAAACTGTCATGAGATCTACTTGTTTAATTCCAGATTCTTCTATTGGTCGATCAGACACGGATGTAAATGATGGTTTGGTTGATAATCCCTTGGCTTTTGGCAGAGAAGATCCCAGTCTTCAAATCTTTCTTCCAACTGGGCCTTCAGATGCATCAATGCAGTCTGATATGAGGGATCAAGCTGATGTGTCAAATGGTGTCCGTACTGATGATTGGATCTCTCTTAGgcttggtggtggtggtgctacTGGCAATCACAGCGAGGCAGTTCCTTCAACAAATAGACTGAATTCAAGGCAGCAGATGCCATCTAGAGAAGATGGCATGGATTTGGCTGGCACTG ATTCTTTGCATCTTGGTATCAATGATGGCAGATCTGAAAAGGCAAGTCGACAAAGATCAGACAGTCCTTTCTCATTTCCTCGCCAAAAACGTTCT AAGACATTTGCTGGGGTGATAAGGTGA
- the LOC7491127 gene encoding E3 SUMO-protein ligase SIZ1 isoform X3 produces the protein MDLVASCKDKLVYFRIKELKDVLTQLGLSKQGKKQDLVDRILAILSDEQVSKIWAKKSAIGKEEAAKLVDDTYRKMQVSGATDLASKGQGVSNCSNSKFSGEMDEPFHSDTKVRCPCGTSLETESMIKCEDFKCHVWQHIGCVIIPEKAMEGTPQFPDVFYCETCRLSRADPFWVTVAQPLYPVKLVATNVPTDGSSPAQGVEKTFHLTRADKDLLAKQEYDIQAWCMLLNDKVPFRMQWPQYADLQVNGIAVRAINRPGSQLLGANGRDDGPIITSCAKDGINKISLTGCDARIFCLGVRIVKRRTVQQIFNLIPKESEGERFEDALARVCRCVGGGTATDDAYSDSDSDLEVVADSFGVNLRCPMSGSRMKIAGRFKSCAHMGCFDLEVFVELNQRSRKWQCPICLKNYSLENIIIDPYFNRITSKMRHCVEDITEIEVKPDGSWRVKTKTESDHRDAGELAQWHNPDSTLCVPYTGELKSKVEMKQIKQEGGSEGRLQENFELYEQKVIPMSSSATGSGRDGEDPSVNQDTGENFEFTNNGMELDSLSLNVYSTYGFTDQNLSAPVGNAEVIVLSDSDEENDILMSSGSVYKSNQNGGATISVPSPEIADHFLEDPTLGTGGNSCLGLFNADEYGMPLWPLPPGNQAGPGFQLFNSDVSDALVDLPHDPVNCPSSMNGYTLAPETVMRSTCLIPDSSIGRSDTDVNDGLVDNPLAFGREDPSLQIFLPTGPSDASMQSDMRDQADVSNGVRTDDWISLRLGGGGATGNHSEAVPSTNRLNSRQQMPSREDGMDLAGTDSLHLGINDGRSEKASRQRSDSPFSFPRQKRSVRPRLYLSIDSDSE, from the exons ATGGATTTAGTAGCTAGTTGCAAG GACAAATTGGTGTATTTTCGAATAAAAGAGCTGAAGGATGTCCTGACTCAGTTAGGTCTTTCAAAGCAGGGGAAGAAGCAG GACCTTGTTGACCGGATATTAGCTATTCTGTCTGATGAACAAG TTTCCAAGATATGGGCAAAGAAGAGTGCCATTGGAAAGGAAGAGGCGGCAAAACTAGTGGATGACACTTACAG GAAAATGCAAGTGTCCGGGGCCACTGATTTAGCATCAAAGGGACAGGGCGTGTCTAATTGCAGTAATTCCAAATTTAGTGGAGAAATGGATGAACCATTTCACTCTGATACAAAAGTTCGCTGTCCATGTGGAACCTCATTGGAGACAGAGTCGATGATTAAG TGTGAGGATTTTAAATGTCATGTGTGGCAACACATTGGTTGCGTTATAATTCCAGAAAAAGCCATGGAGGGCACTCCACAATTTCCGGATGTGTTCTATTGTGAGACTTGTCGACTAAGCAGGGCTGACCC CTTTTGGGTTACAGTTGCACAACCTCTATATCCTGTGAAGCTGGTTGCTACAAATGTTCCAACTGATGG TTCAAGCCCAGCGCAGGGTGTGGAGAAAACATTTCATCTCACTAGAGCAGACAAGGATCTACTGGCAAAACAAGAATATGATATTCAG GCCTGGTGCATGCTTTTGAATGACAAAGTTCCATTTAGGATGCAATGGCCGCAGTATGCAGATCTCCAGGTTAATG GTATTGCTGTTCGTGCTATTAATAGACCTGGCTCGCAATTGCTAGGCGCTAATGGTCGTGATGATGGTCCAATT aTCACGTCATGTGCAAAAGATGGAATCAATAAGATATCATTAACCGGATGTGATGCTCGAATCTTCTGCTTAGGAGTTAGAATTGTAAAGCGGCGAACAGTTCAGCAG ATATTCAACTTGATTCCCAAGGAGTCTGAAGGTGAGCGTTTTGAAGATGCACTTGCTCGTGTTTGTCGCTGCGTTGGTGGTGGAACTGCAACAGATGATGCCTATAGTGACAGTGACAGTGACCTGGAAGTTGTTGCAGATTCTTTTGGTGTCAATCTTCGTTGTCCT ATGAGCGGTTCAAGAATGAAGATTGCAGGAAGATTCAAATCTTGTGCGCACATGGGCTGTTTTGACCTGGAAGTTTTTGTGGAGCTGAACCAGCGTTCTAGGAAG TGGCAGTGCCCCATCTGTCTCAAGAACTACTCCTTGGAAAATATAATCATTGACCCATATTTCAATCGCATCACATCTAAG ATGAGGCATTGCGTGGAAGATATAACAGAGATTGAGGTGAAGCCTGATGGTTCCTGGCGAGtgaaaacaaaaactgaatcTGACCATAGGGATGCTGGAGAACTTGCTCAATGGCATAATCCTGATAGCACTCTCTGTGTCCCTTACACTGGAGAACTCAAATCAAAAGTGGAAATGAAGCAGATCAAGCAGGAAGGTGGTTCAGAAG GTAGATTGCAAGAAAACTTTGAACTCTATGAACAGAAAGTTATTCCTATGAGCAGCAGTGCTACTGGTAGTGGTCGTGATGGGGAAGATCCAAGTGTAAATCAAGATACtggtgaaaattttgaattcacAAACAATGGAATGGAGCTTGATTCTTTATCGTTGAATGTATATTCAACGTACGGATTCACTGACCAAAATTTATCTGCACCAGTAGGGAATGCAGAAGTCATTGTTCTTAGTGATTCagatgaagaaaatgatatattaatgtCCTCTGGATCTGTCTACAAGAGCAATCAAAATGGTGGTGCTACTATTTCTGTGCCCTCTCCTGAAATTGCAGATCATTTTCTGGAAGATCCTACACTTGGGACTGGTGGAAATTCTTGCTTGGGTCTTTTCAATGCTGATGAATATGGGATGCCCCTCTGGCCACTACCTCCCGGAAACCAAGCTGGTCCGGGATTCCAATTATTTAATTCAGATGTCTCAGATGCCTTGGTTGATTTACCGCATGATCCTGTTAACTGTCCCTCTTCAATGAATGGCTACACATTAGCTCCAGAAACTGTCATGAGATCTACTTGTTTAATTCCAGATTCTTCTATTGGTCGATCAGACACGGATGTAAATGATGGTTTGGTTGATAATCCCTTGGCTTTTGGCAGAGAAGATCCCAGTCTTCAAATCTTTCTTCCAACTGGGCCTTCAGATGCATCAATGCAGTCTGATATGAGGGATCAAGCTGATGTGTCAAATGGTGTCCGTACTGATGATTGGATCTCTCTTAGgcttggtggtggtggtgctacTGGCAATCACAGCGAGGCAGTTCCTTCAACAAATAGACTGAATTCAAGGCAGCAGATGCCATCTAGAGAAGATGGCATGGATTTGGCTGGCACTG ATTCTTTGCATCTTGGTATCAATGATGGCAGATCTGAAAAGGCAAGTCGACAAAGATCAGACAGTCCTTTCTCATTTCCTCGCCAAAAACGTTCTGTAAGACCACGGTTGTATCTTTCTATTGACTCAGACTCTGAGTGA
- the LOC7491127 gene encoding E3 SUMO-protein ligase SIZ1 isoform X1, which translates to MDLVASCKDKLVYFRIKELKDVLTQLGLSKQGKKQDLVDRILAILSDEQVSKIWAKKSAIGKEEAAKLVDDTYRKMQVSGATDLASKGQGVSNCSNSKFSGEMDEPFHSDTKVRCPCGTSLETESMIKCEDFKCHVWQHIGCVIIPEKAMEGTPQFPDVFYCETCRLSRADPFWVTVAQPLYPVKLVATNVPTDGSSPAQGVEKTFHLTRADKDLLAKQEYDIQAWCMLLNDKVPFRMQWPQYADLQVNGIAVRAINRPGSQLLGANGRDDGPIITSCAKDGINKISLTGCDARIFCLGVRIVKRRTVQQIFNLIPKESEGERFEDALARVCRCVGGGTATDDAYSDSDSDLEVVADSFGVNLRCPMSGSRMKIAGRFKSCAHMGCFDLEVFVELNQRSRKWQCPICLKNYSLENIIIDPYFNRITSKMRHCVEDITEIEVKPDGSWRVKTKTESDHRDAGELAQWHNPDSTLCVPYTGELKSKVEMKQIKQEGGSEGNAGASLKLGIRKNRNGFWEVSKPDDMNTSSSGRLQENFELYEQKVIPMSSSATGSGRDGEDPSVNQDTGENFEFTNNGMELDSLSLNVYSTYGFTDQNLSAPVGNAEVIVLSDSDEENDILMSSGSVYKSNQNGGATISVPSPEIADHFLEDPTLGTGGNSCLGLFNADEYGMPLWPLPPGNQAGPGFQLFNSDVSDALVDLPHDPVNCPSSMNGYTLAPETVMRSTCLIPDSSIGRSDTDVNDGLVDNPLAFGREDPSLQIFLPTGPSDASMQSDMRDQADVSNGVRTDDWISLRLGGGGATGNHSEAVPSTNRLNSRQQMPSREDGMDLAGTDSLHLGINDGRSEKASRQRSDSPFSFPRQKRSVRPRLYLSIDSDSE; encoded by the exons ATGGATTTAGTAGCTAGTTGCAAG GACAAATTGGTGTATTTTCGAATAAAAGAGCTGAAGGATGTCCTGACTCAGTTAGGTCTTTCAAAGCAGGGGAAGAAGCAG GACCTTGTTGACCGGATATTAGCTATTCTGTCTGATGAACAAG TTTCCAAGATATGGGCAAAGAAGAGTGCCATTGGAAAGGAAGAGGCGGCAAAACTAGTGGATGACACTTACAG GAAAATGCAAGTGTCCGGGGCCACTGATTTAGCATCAAAGGGACAGGGCGTGTCTAATTGCAGTAATTCCAAATTTAGTGGAGAAATGGATGAACCATTTCACTCTGATACAAAAGTTCGCTGTCCATGTGGAACCTCATTGGAGACAGAGTCGATGATTAAG TGTGAGGATTTTAAATGTCATGTGTGGCAACACATTGGTTGCGTTATAATTCCAGAAAAAGCCATGGAGGGCACTCCACAATTTCCGGATGTGTTCTATTGTGAGACTTGTCGACTAAGCAGGGCTGACCC CTTTTGGGTTACAGTTGCACAACCTCTATATCCTGTGAAGCTGGTTGCTACAAATGTTCCAACTGATGG TTCAAGCCCAGCGCAGGGTGTGGAGAAAACATTTCATCTCACTAGAGCAGACAAGGATCTACTGGCAAAACAAGAATATGATATTCAG GCCTGGTGCATGCTTTTGAATGACAAAGTTCCATTTAGGATGCAATGGCCGCAGTATGCAGATCTCCAGGTTAATG GTATTGCTGTTCGTGCTATTAATAGACCTGGCTCGCAATTGCTAGGCGCTAATGGTCGTGATGATGGTCCAATT aTCACGTCATGTGCAAAAGATGGAATCAATAAGATATCATTAACCGGATGTGATGCTCGAATCTTCTGCTTAGGAGTTAGAATTGTAAAGCGGCGAACAGTTCAGCAG ATATTCAACTTGATTCCCAAGGAGTCTGAAGGTGAGCGTTTTGAAGATGCACTTGCTCGTGTTTGTCGCTGCGTTGGTGGTGGAACTGCAACAGATGATGCCTATAGTGACAGTGACAGTGACCTGGAAGTTGTTGCAGATTCTTTTGGTGTCAATCTTCGTTGTCCT ATGAGCGGTTCAAGAATGAAGATTGCAGGAAGATTCAAATCTTGTGCGCACATGGGCTGTTTTGACCTGGAAGTTTTTGTGGAGCTGAACCAGCGTTCTAGGAAG TGGCAGTGCCCCATCTGTCTCAAGAACTACTCCTTGGAAAATATAATCATTGACCCATATTTCAATCGCATCACATCTAAG ATGAGGCATTGCGTGGAAGATATAACAGAGATTGAGGTGAAGCCTGATGGTTCCTGGCGAGtgaaaacaaaaactgaatcTGACCATAGGGATGCTGGAGAACTTGCTCAATGGCATAATCCTGATAGCACTCTCTGTGTCCCTTACACTGGAGAACTCAAATCAAAAGTGGAAATGAAGCAGATCAAGCAGGAAGGTGGTTCAGAAGGTAATGCTGGTGCTAGTTTGAAACTTGGAATCAGAAAGAATCGTAATGGGTTTTGGGAAGTCAGTAAACCTGACGATATGAACACCTCCTCTTCAGGTAGATTGCAAGAAAACTTTGAACTCTATGAACAGAAAGTTATTCCTATGAGCAGCAGTGCTACTGGTAGTGGTCGTGATGGGGAAGATCCAAGTGTAAATCAAGATACtggtgaaaattttgaattcacAAACAATGGAATGGAGCTTGATTCTTTATCGTTGAATGTATATTCAACGTACGGATTCACTGACCAAAATTTATCTGCACCAGTAGGGAATGCAGAAGTCATTGTTCTTAGTGATTCagatgaagaaaatgatatattaatgtCCTCTGGATCTGTCTACAAGAGCAATCAAAATGGTGGTGCTACTATTTCTGTGCCCTCTCCTGAAATTGCAGATCATTTTCTGGAAGATCCTACACTTGGGACTGGTGGAAATTCTTGCTTGGGTCTTTTCAATGCTGATGAATATGGGATGCCCCTCTGGCCACTACCTCCCGGAAACCAAGCTGGTCCGGGATTCCAATTATTTAATTCAGATGTCTCAGATGCCTTGGTTGATTTACCGCATGATCCTGTTAACTGTCCCTCTTCAATGAATGGCTACACATTAGCTCCAGAAACTGTCATGAGATCTACTTGTTTAATTCCAGATTCTTCTATTGGTCGATCAGACACGGATGTAAATGATGGTTTGGTTGATAATCCCTTGGCTTTTGGCAGAGAAGATCCCAGTCTTCAAATCTTTCTTCCAACTGGGCCTTCAGATGCATCAATGCAGTCTGATATGAGGGATCAAGCTGATGTGTCAAATGGTGTCCGTACTGATGATTGGATCTCTCTTAGgcttggtggtggtggtgctacTGGCAATCACAGCGAGGCAGTTCCTTCAACAAATAGACTGAATTCAAGGCAGCAGATGCCATCTAGAGAAGATGGCATGGATTTGGCTGGCACTG ATTCTTTGCATCTTGGTATCAATGATGGCAGATCTGAAAAGGCAAGTCGACAAAGATCAGACAGTCCTTTCTCATTTCCTCGCCAAAAACGTTCTGTAAGACCACGGTTGTATCTTTCTATTGACTCAGACTCTGAGTGA
- the LOC7491127 gene encoding E3 SUMO-protein ligase SIZ1 isoform X4 translates to MQVSGATDLASKGQGVSNCSNSKFSGEMDEPFHSDTKVRCPCGTSLETESMIKCEDFKCHVWQHIGCVIIPEKAMEGTPQFPDVFYCETCRLSRADPFWVTVAQPLYPVKLVATNVPTDGSSPAQGVEKTFHLTRADKDLLAKQEYDIQAWCMLLNDKVPFRMQWPQYADLQVNGIAVRAINRPGSQLLGANGRDDGPIITSCAKDGINKISLTGCDARIFCLGVRIVKRRTVQQIFNLIPKESEGERFEDALARVCRCVGGGTATDDAYSDSDSDLEVVADSFGVNLRCPMSGSRMKIAGRFKSCAHMGCFDLEVFVELNQRSRKWQCPICLKNYSLENIIIDPYFNRITSKMRHCVEDITEIEVKPDGSWRVKTKTESDHRDAGELAQWHNPDSTLCVPYTGELKSKVEMKQIKQEGGSEGNAGASLKLGIRKNRNGFWEVSKPDDMNTSSSGRLQENFELYEQKVIPMSSSATGSGRDGEDPSVNQDTGENFEFTNNGMELDSLSLNVYSTYGFTDQNLSAPVGNAEVIVLSDSDEENDILMSSGSVYKSNQNGGATISVPSPEIADHFLEDPTLGTGGNSCLGLFNADEYGMPLWPLPPGNQAGPGFQLFNSDVSDALVDLPHDPVNCPSSMNGYTLAPETVMRSTCLIPDSSIGRSDTDVNDGLVDNPLAFGREDPSLQIFLPTGPSDASMQSDMRDQADVSNGVRTDDWISLRLGGGGATGNHSEAVPSTNRLNSRQQMPSREDGMDLAGTDSLHLGINDGRSEKASRQRSDSPFSFPRQKRSVRPRLYLSIDSDSE, encoded by the exons ATGCAAGTGTCCGGGGCCACTGATTTAGCATCAAAGGGACAGGGCGTGTCTAATTGCAGTAATTCCAAATTTAGTGGAGAAATGGATGAACCATTTCACTCTGATACAAAAGTTCGCTGTCCATGTGGAACCTCATTGGAGACAGAGTCGATGATTAAG TGTGAGGATTTTAAATGTCATGTGTGGCAACACATTGGTTGCGTTATAATTCCAGAAAAAGCCATGGAGGGCACTCCACAATTTCCGGATGTGTTCTATTGTGAGACTTGTCGACTAAGCAGGGCTGACCC CTTTTGGGTTACAGTTGCACAACCTCTATATCCTGTGAAGCTGGTTGCTACAAATGTTCCAACTGATGG TTCAAGCCCAGCGCAGGGTGTGGAGAAAACATTTCATCTCACTAGAGCAGACAAGGATCTACTGGCAAAACAAGAATATGATATTCAG GCCTGGTGCATGCTTTTGAATGACAAAGTTCCATTTAGGATGCAATGGCCGCAGTATGCAGATCTCCAGGTTAATG GTATTGCTGTTCGTGCTATTAATAGACCTGGCTCGCAATTGCTAGGCGCTAATGGTCGTGATGATGGTCCAATT aTCACGTCATGTGCAAAAGATGGAATCAATAAGATATCATTAACCGGATGTGATGCTCGAATCTTCTGCTTAGGAGTTAGAATTGTAAAGCGGCGAACAGTTCAGCAG ATATTCAACTTGATTCCCAAGGAGTCTGAAGGTGAGCGTTTTGAAGATGCACTTGCTCGTGTTTGTCGCTGCGTTGGTGGTGGAACTGCAACAGATGATGCCTATAGTGACAGTGACAGTGACCTGGAAGTTGTTGCAGATTCTTTTGGTGTCAATCTTCGTTGTCCT ATGAGCGGTTCAAGAATGAAGATTGCAGGAAGATTCAAATCTTGTGCGCACATGGGCTGTTTTGACCTGGAAGTTTTTGTGGAGCTGAACCAGCGTTCTAGGAAG TGGCAGTGCCCCATCTGTCTCAAGAACTACTCCTTGGAAAATATAATCATTGACCCATATTTCAATCGCATCACATCTAAG ATGAGGCATTGCGTGGAAGATATAACAGAGATTGAGGTGAAGCCTGATGGTTCCTGGCGAGtgaaaacaaaaactgaatcTGACCATAGGGATGCTGGAGAACTTGCTCAATGGCATAATCCTGATAGCACTCTCTGTGTCCCTTACACTGGAGAACTCAAATCAAAAGTGGAAATGAAGCAGATCAAGCAGGAAGGTGGTTCAGAAGGTAATGCTGGTGCTAGTTTGAAACTTGGAATCAGAAAGAATCGTAATGGGTTTTGGGAAGTCAGTAAACCTGACGATATGAACACCTCCTCTTCAGGTAGATTGCAAGAAAACTTTGAACTCTATGAACAGAAAGTTATTCCTATGAGCAGCAGTGCTACTGGTAGTGGTCGTGATGGGGAAGATCCAAGTGTAAATCAAGATACtggtgaaaattttgaattcacAAACAATGGAATGGAGCTTGATTCTTTATCGTTGAATGTATATTCAACGTACGGATTCACTGACCAAAATTTATCTGCACCAGTAGGGAATGCAGAAGTCATTGTTCTTAGTGATTCagatgaagaaaatgatatattaatgtCCTCTGGATCTGTCTACAAGAGCAATCAAAATGGTGGTGCTACTATTTCTGTGCCCTCTCCTGAAATTGCAGATCATTTTCTGGAAGATCCTACACTTGGGACTGGTGGAAATTCTTGCTTGGGTCTTTTCAATGCTGATGAATATGGGATGCCCCTCTGGCCACTACCTCCCGGAAACCAAGCTGGTCCGGGATTCCAATTATTTAATTCAGATGTCTCAGATGCCTTGGTTGATTTACCGCATGATCCTGTTAACTGTCCCTCTTCAATGAATGGCTACACATTAGCTCCAGAAACTGTCATGAGATCTACTTGTTTAATTCCAGATTCTTCTATTGGTCGATCAGACACGGATGTAAATGATGGTTTGGTTGATAATCCCTTGGCTTTTGGCAGAGAAGATCCCAGTCTTCAAATCTTTCTTCCAACTGGGCCTTCAGATGCATCAATGCAGTCTGATATGAGGGATCAAGCTGATGTGTCAAATGGTGTCCGTACTGATGATTGGATCTCTCTTAGgcttggtggtggtggtgctacTGGCAATCACAGCGAGGCAGTTCCTTCAACAAATAGACTGAATTCAAGGCAGCAGATGCCATCTAGAGAAGATGGCATGGATTTGGCTGGCACTG ATTCTTTGCATCTTGGTATCAATGATGGCAGATCTGAAAAGGCAAGTCGACAAAGATCAGACAGTCCTTTCTCATTTCCTCGCCAAAAACGTTCTGTAAGACCACGGTTGTATCTTTCTATTGACTCAGACTCTGAGTGA